DNA sequence from the Nicotiana tomentosiformis chromosome 3, ASM39032v3, whole genome shotgun sequence genome:
CCTTCAAAGTTTaaaatcactctgtagcctatccgaaactcacctgagcccctcgggctccaaaccaaacatcatacgaactcgcccgtatgatcgaaacaccaaaataacacctagaactacgaatcaaacatcaaaatatatgaaaattttcaaagaaacttaagaactttaaaATTTACAATCAGaagtccgaatcatgtcaaatcaactccattttatACCAAATTTAATAGACATGTCATAAATAGTGGAATAAACCTATTCCAAATTCCAGAAACGAAATCAAAACTCGGTTGCAACAACgttaacctacggtcaaacttagaaattctttaaaccttcaaattactaattTGAACTTCAAATTACTAATTTTCAACAAATCaggttaaatcaagttaggaacttctgaatttaatttcgggcatatgctcaagtcccaaatcacgatacggacccactgggatCGTCAAAATATTGATTTGGGTTTGTTTACACAAAGTGTTaacgtagtcaactcaaattatttttaaagctaaaattcATATTTTATTCAAATtgttttataaaaaatttcaaaaaaagacATGGACTGCGCATGTAAATTGAGGAAGTCCAAATGGAATTattcgaggtcttaaaacacagaaatgatttctaaaactcaaaagagaaattgagggttttcGTCTAAACGTTTCTAAAGTAAttctttgagttttgaacatcaattcggagtcggaattaagtgatattagtatggttgaacttgtaattaaaTGGTTTGTCTGATTTTGTGAGTGTTGTCGGGTTTTAAGGTGCGAGCCCGGTGTTGTCGGAATAAAGATtagacctttatcgattgggatACTTTATATtccattatttgatgatttttagtttgttttggctagtttcgatccGTTCAGAGGATGATTTGAGCGGGTTGGCATTTCTAGCGTACCAATTCGGCatgttcgaggtaagtgtcttgcttaactttgTTGGGAGAGTTTTTACTACTAATTtccattgtttgctacatgcgtgGGTGATGCAAATattaggtgacgagcgtatatgtatATGCGTGtgttaatcatgctcgggggtaaattatacgaTTAATTGTGCCTTGTAGAATTACGTTACCTTCTTATttcatgtcttacttgacttctacattacaaaagaaaatataaaattaaatgcTAGAAACCAAGATTTAGCTTATTAAAACTCTATTAAAATTTGATGGATTTTTGTGAAACTATTGATGTGTTAAATTCTGTCATCGTTATGCTTAATCACTAATACATCGCCACGACCGTTATTATTGAGATattggattctatacttgagttgaagatGATTGTtgagacttgttgaaatacttgaGCAATAAGGTTCTTaaggtttattgaattgttattggcttgaaagatGTGATTGATGTTCAGTTGGAATATTCACTTAAACACTCTCCTTAatgttattcatgcttcctaccttgcttgttattgatttacatgtgcttggtgaggaaaagtgtaaagaacaaagggtgatgccatgccatttcataCACATTATCAAATTTTCCTATTATCTCATCAAAAGGTAATTTCTTTTTTATACAACCTCCAGATCAAGAAAGACATTTTAAAAGGATTAGAATTATGCCATACCTTGCTTAGTTCAAGAGATTTCTTTTTAGAGGCTCTAATGCTTTGCCAAGTAGACTTGTTAGTGAACTGTCCATCTTCAGTTGCATTCCAGATTGCATAGTCCTCTTGATTAAATTGTCCTATGCCAATGTTGGTAATTTGTTGTACTAGTTGTTCCGGCATCATGCTTCTCAATTCGTCCAGATTCCATGCTCCATTCCTAATGTAATCCTTCACTTTGACCTTGCAACTTCTAGTCTGGCTAGAGTACCACTCTCAGACCAGTTATCCCACCAAAAACTACAATCTCCTCTATTAATTTTCCATATCATATTCGTCTCAGCTTTATCCCTTAGCTTCATAAGATGTCTCCATGCTTGTGAGCAATTTAAAGTTCCAATCTTAGCTATTGGATGTACATTTTGACAATATTTTGCTTGCATAAAATCTGCCGAGAATCTTGAGTTCTCAATCTCCACCATCTCTTAATTGCTAAGGTAGAGGTTATATCTTCCATGCTTCTAATACCTATACCACCTTCATCTTTTGGAAGACATAGGTTCTTCCAAGAGCTCCAGTGATATTTTCCTTGTCCCCATTGGTTCCCCAATAAAACCTGGCAAAATGTCTTTCTAATAAGTCCAAAGTGGTTTTTGGGGGGTTGATTTCACTAAGAGTATAGGTAGTAATAGACTACAACACACTTTTAATTAGCACAACTCTGCCTCCATAAGTTAGCATCCTGCCTAGCCATCCGCTGAGTCTCTTGACTACTTTGTTAACCATGTTATCAAAGTCAGATATATTCTTCCTTCCCACATATATAGGACACACCAAGTAAGTAAAAGGTAAGTTCTTCTCCATAAAGCCAGTACATTCCCTCAACCTGTTGATTCTATATGCACAAGTATTTGTATCTGTAAGGAAGAAGCTTTTGTCTTTGTTAACTTTTTGCCCAGAAGCCTTTTCATATGCCCTCAATTATTTCATGATGAGTTTGACTGATTTCCTGTTTCCACTGCTGGAACTGACAATGTCGTATGCATATGATAAATGATTTACAAGTAGACCCCTGTAATTCATAGAAAAAGGAATAAAGTTTTTGTTAGTAAGTAAATTGTTTAAAGACCTAGAAAGAACCTTAGCTTCCAAAATAAAAAGAGAAGGAGAAAGAGGATCTCCCTGTTTGAGCCCATGTGATGATGTAAAAAATCCATTCGATCCATTTATGATAACAGAGTACCATACATTATATATTAATCTCAAAACATGATTAGTCCACACTTCTAAGAAGCCAAAATTCTTCAGTACTTGAACTAGGAATTCCAATGACAACTTATCATAAGCCTTTTTCATGTCAAGTTTTAGAATAATATTACCTCCAGAATTCATCTTGGAAATTCCACGAATAATCTCTTAAGCAAGCATCACATTTTCAGTGATGAGTCTACCAGTAACAAAACCACTTTGGTTCTCAGAAAGTAGCTTGGCCATTATTGGGTTAAGTCTTCTAGACAAAATTTTGGAAATGATTTTGTTAGTCAGATTACTAAGGCTAATTAGCCTTAGATCAGAAAAAGAAGTAGGAGACTCCACTTTAGGAATTAAGGCAAGACAAGTGTGAGTGTAAAATTTGGTCAGATTCTTTCCTTTGAAGAAATCAGAGACAAAGGCAATCACATCCTCTTTAATAATATCTGAacaattttgaaaaaaattaccattatagCCATCAGGTCTAGCACTACTGTCAGCACTCAAACTGAAAATTGCTTCCCTAATCTGAAGATAATCAGGCATTATGTTCAAAATCTCATTACCATCCTGGGAATACAATCCAACAATCTATCATTCATAGTATCTTGAACCATTTTGAATCTCTATTTAAAATGCTTAACTGCAGCACGGGCAATTTTATCATCCCACTAAATCCATCTATTCTGGTAGTTCTTGATTCTGTATAAGTGAAGTTTCTTCCTTTTTTTCCCTTAGGACACTATGAAAATACTTGCTACTGCAGTCACCATCTTTAAACCATCTTATCTTAGTTTTTTTGTCTCAATAGGGATTCTTGCATACCAAGCCATTTAATATATTCAGCATGTCCCTTATTGAGTTCTTCTCTTCCTTGATCTGTATTGTTGTCCTGATCAATATCTTCTAGTAGCTGCATTTTAGCCTCCCAAGTCGGAACTTGCTCATTGACATGACCTATGATATCTCTGGACCACTTACTAAACCTCTTACTTAAAGCATTCAACTTGCTCTGAAGCCTCCACATTGCATTCCCATCTACCTTCATATCCCATACTTCTTGTACCGCCTCATGAAAGCCCTGTTGATCAGTCCAACAATTTAAAAATCTGAAGTACTTAATGTTATCCACCTGCTCATTGGGATATTTCATAAGTAGAGTGCTTGACAACATTAGATTGAAAATTTGAGCCCATTGATCATTGATCAATACCCTATCAAGTCTTTTTCAAATCCTTTTTTTTGGCCTTCTATTATTTCACCATGtgaactttaaaccaataaagcCAATATCAGCTAGCCCACAATTCTCCATAGTGTTGATGAAGTCAAATCTCCTACGAGCTCTATGAGGTCTACCCCCAAATTTTTCATCTGAATCCATAATCACATTGAAAACTCCTCCCACGCACCAAGGTCCATCAATGATATCATTCAAATATTCAAAATTGCTCCAATGATCTCTTCTCTCGACAGAAGTGCATTTAGCATATACCGTGGTGATCACAATTCCTTTCTCTTCTGCAGTCTCTTTAAAGTTGATACTCAGTTGTTGTTCTTCATTAGCAATTATCTCAAATTGATCAAAGTAACTCCAAAAGCACCAGATCTTGCCATTTATATTTGCCTTGCAATATTGAAAGCCAAGAAATTTCCTATAGCCTTCAATCTTATTCATATCAACAAAAGGTTCAATAATAGCAGCAAACATTATTTTGTTGATGTGGATAAGATGCTTAAGTCTGTGAATAGCCTTTTTGGATCTTACCCCCCTTATATACCAAAACATTGTACTAATCATGTGATAACATTTGTCTTCTTTCCTTTCCTTCCCTGTTGAGATACTCCTTTTATTTCTTGGGTATTGTCTTATTTGTCTTCATTTCCTGTATGTTGTGTTTGTTGACATTCATCAATATTGGTGCCGCTCAAAGTTTCTGTTTGGGAAGAATCTGCAGATTCACGGTGTGCTACTTGTTTCTCAATTTTGTCGGGTGGTTGTGTAGGTATTCCTGCTTATTGATCACCAAATAACTCCACCACTAACTGAATTGCTTGTTCATTCTTGACTCTTGAGGATAGACTAGTGGATATTCTATATTTATTCAAATCGTCTTGTCTCTTGTCTTGGTATTCTTTGTTTGTTGACGAATTCTGATCATTGACTTTGTCTTCATCAATATTATGAATATGATCAGTATTATTGCTGCTCATACTTTCTGTCCTCACCTTGTCCCCATTGTTCTTTTCCATTCCATTCTCCACCTTGTTGTTGGACTTATTTGTACTAACATCATTCTCTTTATTTTGTTGGCTTCCTTGCACGCTGGATGCTATGAAATTCTGTGGAGATATGTATTCTCTGAAATATGTTTTTGCTCCAAAATTATTTTGGAAAAGGACTGGTTTGTAACTAACTTTACTCTTTTTTTGGGCATGCTTTTCCTTttggttttcttcttctttttcctatTGAATCTAATTGTAGTTCTTTGTTGTAACGCTGGCAGATCCCTTTTTTCCTCCATCACCTCATCTGCCTGCACATGATAGAGCACCTCCTGATTTTTCATCTTTTTTGTTTTGTTATGATTCTTTTGTATGTTGATTTCTTGATTGAAAATCTTTGTCGTGTTCTTTTCCACAACACCCGGTGACTCAAAAATCACTATTTCTTTTTTATCATTGTCATTCCTAACATCCTCCTTGCTTCTACAACTCCCTTCCCCTGCTTGTAATTGTGTCTCCTTCATCTCATTGTCGTTCACCATTGTAGTTTATGtgattctctttttttttcaagtACTCTGCACTAAATCATATTGTGGCCAAGTTTCCTACAGTGTTTGCAATATTTCAGAATGTTCTCATACTCTATCTTTTGTGTGTATCCTTTCAAAGGAGAGTTCTCATTTTCCGAACCTTCCCAAACACTATCTGGTAGAGGTTTTTGTTAGATCTATTTCAACTCTGATTTTAGCCATGCTTGGCCTAGGTTTACCAAAAGTAGCAGCGTCTCGAGCTAAATGAGTCCCAAAATTGCTAATAACTTATTTGACATAATGCCGTGTATGCATATTGAATGGAATACCATGTAAAAGCACCCATACTGGTACAGTAGAAATGTCTTCATCCGGTTTGAAATTCGGCGACCATTTTTGTAACCATATTTGTTGACCTCAAATTTCAATCACCCTTCTGAACCATATAGAGTTGAAATCATCTTCATTAGTAAAATCAATAAACACATTGTAGTTATCGTACACTCCAATCTTGGCGGAACCCTTAATCTAAAAAAGTTCTCTAAAGGTTGATCTAATTCTTTCAATTTCGGGACGAGGCTTCAATAATCCGCCTACAATTGTTAGCTTACATTCATCACCCGCCATAATTCCATAATAATCCGAGGCCTAAAAAATCACCGCTGGGATCCCATTATGCGTAGTCTGTCTCGCTATTACCGATTCTCTAGGATGGAAGGCATTGGTAGTCTGAGTTGTGGTGGCAGTGGTTATATTGGTTGcgtaggtttttttttttttttttttgtatttcctTCATTATGTGGAATCGTCATGACAGGTGGGTTAATTTGGTTACCAGTACGCGCCAATTGGACTCCGTTCGACGGCGCCATAGGGTGGAGCGTGACAGTGTCGCGCGTAGAAGGTTACCGTTATGATTGAAAGACTATAATAGTACGGAGAGAGTTTTTTGTGCCAAGTGTAGTATGTGCAAGAAATATTTATCAATGCAgtatgccgtgccattttatttataatattatatttttatattatcatgtgttcatggAACGACGAGTGTTTTTGTGTAGGagaggacgagggacatgcattatgttgtgatatcttttccttcTGTATACATTCATGACTATACCTTGAGCTCTTACTATTGCACCTATGTtttttatgtgacttgtcgttgttgTTCTCTGTTTGTCCTCTATCTCAATTATTGCTTTGTTGTCTATGCcttctatctgtttaacttgcaaatattaTGCTTTCCTTCTTGTTGTCATATCTACATCCATGCTGCCTCTCATTTGTTGGACTTTCATATAAGCTTTCTATCATGTTAGCTATTCATGACTTCTATTTGTTAGCTCATAAAGATCATGCTTCCCCTCTTGTTTGTTATATCTGCATATatgccttctaccatgttagttaaTGAAATTTATGTTCTTCTTTCCTAATTGCTATCATTACTTCTATCCCTTCTACCTAGTCTGTTACCGTGGTCCATATGTACTGCCTTATTCATTATTGCTACTTGTATATTTTCTACTTTGTCATTACCATTATTTGGTATTTCTTTCACCTGGTTAGTACTGTAATATGCATATTTGGCGGGGATGaggtaaatgcacgaagggtattgttgtgccatttgatttgatatcttgggtcatttctcacactatgaaaATTGTGGATTTACTACCGTGGTTTTTTGGTTAtcgctctaaggaaaggattggtcgtGATATTGAGGAACATTAATCGTGATTTCTTCTAGTAATCATTTACTGCTACGCATATTTAtttcttgtactcatttttgttATGTTCTAGTATTGTTTTATTTCTAGTCTACTGCACAGGTTATATCAGTaagttttttttaaataaaaagcctcatcactacttcatcgaggttaatCAAGATAcgtattgagtacatagggtcagttgtactcatactacacttctgcatcttgcatACATATCTTGGAGTGGAGCTGCGGTGGATGAAAATAGCTGACTCTGAGGATGTTCGTGCCTTCCAAATGTTGCTACCACTTGTCCCTGGGTAGTTTTAAAGttgaattctgtttatgtacatttcaaacataagttgtatttatttcatatcagttttTTTTGCAATAATCCAATCTTAGTAGCTCATAATTTATACTACCGGtccttgggatattgtatggaaTCCGGATATATCATTTGTTGGTCACCTTTATTTTATTAGAATTTTGTTAACTGTTAATTGGCTGACCTAACATGTTGGGTTAtatgccatcatgactagtgaaTTTtcggttgtgacaagttggtatcagagcactaggttcataggttcgacgagtcatgagtaagtgtttagtagattcttgcggatcggtatgttgacgtccatacctatcttcgggaggctacaggacattcaaaaaaatttcccttttttctttccttattgcaCGGCCttaattcaacttgaaacatacGATTTTGATTCTTCTAATTTGTTCATATGGAATGTTATGCACTCGGTATTTGCTATGTGCTGACGGTTTGTGATGTTGCAGATGGATTACCAAGGGCTATGAATGCTTGGTTATCATCGCGATATGCTGTCTAGTCTTGGGAGTGGATGTAATAATAAATCTTTCATTCATTCATTCATTTGTGGTATGAGGTGGGTTGTTATATTTGATTGGTAAGCACGAACTTGGAAAGACTGGTTGGTGGCCTAGTTGTTGTGATTATGGTGGGTTCAAGGTAAGGCGTCGATTTGAGTACAGccggtgggttatctcttgcgtGATGACTATTGAAAGGATGGGTAAGTGCTTGGCAGAGTCTTCGGAGTGTTCTACTACCAGTATTGCGAGTTTTTGAAGTATTCAGCTAAATAGCCATGCGGGATCAGGGAAACTATGGAGATATGGTACTTTGGTTTACCAATGAGgtgttatatggctttgagctaagtgagggagtctgctattgacaatcaGATTGCAGGGTCATGCGTTGTGTCAGCTTCCAGGCTGAGGGGTTGATCGACTATTTCTTTGAATAGTCATGTGCTGGTGAAGCACGAGTTGCTCGGTGCGTAATGGCTGTGTATTGAAGATCATAGTAAGGTGAGTGATtgtcgagaaggttctaatgagttACATATCATATGTGGCATTTAAGGACTTatgaattggtaaatgaataggGATTGAGATTGGGCGAATGGTAATCAGACCTGCAGTATTTCTATGTCATGAATGATTCTACATGGCAATATTGGAGAGGTGCAAGAAACACATTCGGATTTGCAGAAGGTTCCTTCAGAGTGAGCATGTGGGATTGAGTTACTTTCGAGTTAGCAGTCTATGTGGCTCGGTTGAGTTAGAAGAGATAGGTTCTTATGACTCGATTATGTGTTAATGAGTTTCGAAGGATTCACCATGGTTATGGCCAGGACCGGAGTTAATGTTTTCTACAAGTATAGAACCAATGTTGCATGTGGTGATGTTTTCCTAGATTGAGTTAAATGAAAGGTTCTCGGTTAATGATATGTTCAACTTGTTGGCGGTTCAGaattgattatgagattttcgtaATTTTTTACGAGTTAGCATGTTAGTGGCAGTGCCCCATGTGGGGTTGAAAGTTGCGAGTTCAAGGTTGCGGTTTAGTTTTGAAGGAGAGGATATGAGTTCTTGATGGCACGGAGGATTTCAGGTGTTTAGGAGAATGCTGGCACTATTTGATGTCACCGGAGGAGAGTGCACATGTTGGCAGGTGCATTGTGTTTGACTTATGTGTAGTTTTCTTTAAGGTGATGGGTTATGAGTGACGTATCAGCCATTTAAGTAGCGGTGTTTAGATTGGATATGGAGATTCTCGTATTCATGAGGTTCAGAGACTGGATATTCTCGTTGGCAGACTATTCCTTGATTGCGAATTGTGAAGAAATATTAAGGATTGGATGAttgatggtatgtgttatggaaaGGTTTATATcgacttttggaaggttatttacctatttggGAATGATTGGGATTGGGTTTGGGGATTATTTTTGAGCCTAACGAGAAACTGTATTCTATATCGGATCAGATTTTCCTGCTCTTGCGCAGCTGTTACCACAAGTATATTATCGGgcggaatggatgttattcgcgCCTTGGTCTATGTTATGTATTTCTCCCTTATGCTATGACGGGTTGTGAGGGTTACATGATTATTCGCACGCATATTGTAATTCCGCTGTGGCCTTATGGAGTTATGGGCGAGATGGTCATTGTGATGTTGATTTGCTCATGGTGCCATAATTGTGCTTGTCTTTCTCAGTGTTGTTTATGCATAATCATCTTCCCACAGTTATATTTTGCGCACTCTACCGTGCTTTATGTTGATGCACATGTGATTAGTGAGccgagcattatggctcgatgaaTACCCCTATGTGGATAGATATGATTGGATCGGTTTGCACACAACAACGGTAATGTGATGCAATGTAACTCCTTATGCttatttcatgtatttttatttcacttttgtaacaccccggaaaaaattttcgaagtacttaagttctattaagaaagttgatgtgcgctaattatattattttgtatgcagACGAGGATTATTAGTATGATAGATATCAATTgcatatgataataagtgtacgagaaatattataagtgatatgaggtctaaggagagccttaaatctaagtcaagttggaaattacatgatagactaaagttccaaatgagtacgcacaagaccaaactttggacgagcatatatacatatatataagaagttatgtgatggacaacctatcaaatgacatatcttcgagtctag
Encoded proteins:
- the LOC138908046 gene encoding uncharacterized protein; its protein translation is MVNDNEMKETQLQAGEGSCRSKEDVRNDNDKKEIVIFESPGVVEKNTTKIFNQEINIQKNHNKTKKMKNQEVLYHVQADEVMEEKRDLPALQQRTTIRFNRKKKKKTKRKSMPKKRVKEYISPQNFIASSVQGSQQNKENDVSTNKSNNKVENGMEKNNGDKVRTESMSSNNTDHIHNIDEDKVNDQNSSTNKEYQDKRQDDLNKYRISTSLSSRVKNEQAIQLVVELFGDQ